Proteins encoded in a region of the Streptomyces liliiviolaceus genome:
- a CDS encoding isocitrate lyase/PEP mutase family protein, with amino-acid sequence MDFRTKVERAQRLKQLHADHQPLVLPTVWDAWSARTAVAAGFPALTIGSHPLADSRGAEDHEGQTFEEVLAAVRPIIAAVDVPVSVDLEAGYGQKPADLVAGLIEVGGVGLNVEDTVHSDGGRVRSTQEHASYVAGLRAAADDAGVPVWVNGRTDLFIHAKDAAGVLDEAIERLRALEQAGADSVYPVGIQDNDELLTAVTGAVAIPVNSTAHPVKHDLERFRRLGVGRITYGPLLQIALTDTMKDMLGPWAP; translated from the coding sequence ATGGACTTTCGTACCAAAGTAGAGCGTGCTCAGCGCCTCAAGCAGCTTCATGCCGATCACCAGCCGCTCGTGCTGCCGACCGTCTGGGACGCCTGGTCGGCGCGCACGGCGGTCGCCGCCGGGTTCCCCGCGCTGACGATCGGCAGCCACCCGCTTGCCGACTCCCGGGGGGCCGAGGACCACGAGGGGCAGACCTTCGAGGAAGTACTGGCCGCCGTCAGGCCCATCATCGCCGCGGTCGACGTCCCCGTGTCCGTGGACCTGGAGGCCGGGTACGGACAGAAGCCCGCGGATCTCGTCGCCGGACTCATCGAGGTCGGCGGCGTCGGTCTCAACGTCGAGGACACCGTCCACTCGGACGGCGGACGCGTGCGCAGCACGCAGGAGCACGCGAGTTACGTCGCCGGCCTGCGCGCGGCGGCCGACGACGCGGGCGTGCCGGTATGGGTCAACGGGCGCACCGATCTCTTCATTCATGCGAAGGACGCCGCCGGTGTCCTCGACGAGGCGATCGAGCGCCTGCGGGCCCTGGAGCAGGCCGGCGCCGACAGCGTCTACCCGGTGGGCATCCAGGACAACGACGAGCTGCTCACCGCGGTGACCGGTGCCGTCGCCATTCCCGTGAACTCCACGGCCCATCCCGTCAAGCACGACCTTGAGCGCTTCCGCCGTCTGGGCGTCGGCCGGATCACCTACGGCCCGCTGCTGCAGATCGCGTTGACGGACACGATGAAGGACATGCTCGGGCCTTGGGCGCCCTGA
- a CDS encoding ROK family protein has protein sequence MPVPVLDVGGTHVTAALVDPTTGHPVPSSVIRRPLGSHADADGILDDIALTALQLPFGHGPLWGVAMPGPFDYDTGIGRFTGIGKFESLSGVDVGAGLRGRLLDRAERLCFLNDADAFALGEHRAGAAEGHDRVVCLTLGTGIGSSFLRDGRPVHDGPDVPPAGHVHRLDIDGRPLEDTVSRRAIRLHHARLAAPHREPDPREEFALPDVHEIAAAAEQGDTAAVEAFRYAFDALGRALAPWIDRFGATAVVVGGSMAQSWDLIHPAFARGLAQADRAPVRVLPARQPAAAPLIGAAHWVRSTAGTS, from the coding sequence GTGCCGGTCCCCGTCCTCGACGTCGGCGGTACGCACGTCACCGCCGCGCTCGTCGACCCCACGACCGGCCACCCGGTCCCGTCCTCGGTGATCCGCAGACCGCTCGGTTCGCACGCCGACGCCGACGGCATCCTCGACGACATCGCCCTGACCGCGCTGCAACTGCCGTTCGGACATGGCCCCTTGTGGGGTGTGGCGATGCCCGGACCCTTCGACTACGACACCGGGATCGGCCGTTTCACGGGCATCGGCAAGTTCGAGTCCCTGTCCGGCGTGGACGTGGGCGCCGGACTGCGCGGGCGCCTCCTCGACCGGGCCGAGCGGCTGTGCTTCCTCAACGACGCCGACGCCTTCGCCCTCGGCGAGCACCGGGCCGGGGCGGCCGAAGGACACGACCGCGTGGTGTGCCTGACGCTGGGCACGGGCATCGGCTCCTCCTTCCTGCGTGACGGGCGGCCCGTTCACGACGGCCCCGACGTGCCGCCCGCCGGTCATGTGCACCGGCTGGACATCGACGGCCGTCCGCTGGAGGACACGGTCTCGCGCCGTGCCATCCGCCTCCACCACGCCCGGCTCGCGGCTCCGCACCGGGAGCCTGACCCGCGCGAGGAGTTCGCCCTGCCGGACGTCCACGAGATCGCCGCAGCGGCCGAGCAGGGCGACACCGCGGCCGTGGAGGCGTTCCGCTACGCTTTCGACGCCCTCGGCAGGGCCCTGGCCCCGTGGATCGACCGCTTCGGGGCCACCGCGGTCGTCGTCGGCGGTTCCATGGCGCAGTCGTGGGATCTGATCCATCCGGCGTTCGCCCGGGGACTGGCTCAGGCCGACAGAGCGCCCGTACGCGTCCTGCCGGCCCGGCAGCCCGCGGCGGCACCGCTGATCGGGGCCGCGCACTGGGTCCGGAGCACGGCGGGCACTTCATGA
- a CDS encoding class I mannose-6-phosphate isomerase, translating to MQSASRSYDPHPSYEPVDGQVTAGWPAAVAALPPGPLVLAVDGPAALDWDALTDGLTAAVRMAGREPQRSDVRDHYAPSAAERIAAPPHPADDPFFTPLSQAAVEDLFDAVPRPARPAGDGVLLVLGPGAALCEPDVLWYADLPKRYAEAAVAKGELPVGANLGRSGEPGDLVRLFYTDWPVLDRHRDAIAGRVDRWIDTQDPAAPASLDGTALRGTLRHLAHGPVRTRPYFNSTPWGGRWAASELGFTPQAGNTALGYELIAPEAGVLVGQKDGAQVEIPFQLLCVEHPEAMLGEEVHRRFGTSFPIRFDYLDTMGGGNLSLHLHPREQYMREVFGWPYTQHETYYVTAHEDGAHVLLGLTEDADPDVMRRQVEEAIADGTPLPVQDHIQTHESVQGQLFMIPAGTPHASGAGNLVLEVSATPYLYSLRLYDWLRKDAAGASRPLPYEHGFANLDTARRGEDVVKDLIQQPRTLRAGEGWREEVVGALPEMFYAVHRLVVAPEADITDDTAGRFHILNVAAGQGAVVETHDGRSHFLAFAETLTIPAAVGPYRVRSVGGDEVRIVKALVVEP from the coding sequence GTGCAGTCCGCGTCTCGTTCGTACGATCCCCACCCCAGTTACGAACCGGTCGACGGCCAGGTGACCGCGGGGTGGCCGGCCGCGGTCGCCGCGCTGCCGCCCGGTCCGCTCGTCCTGGCCGTGGACGGTCCTGCCGCGCTGGACTGGGACGCCCTGACCGACGGCCTCACGGCCGCCGTGCGCATGGCGGGTCGGGAGCCACAGCGGTCGGACGTACGCGATCACTACGCGCCCTCCGCCGCCGAACGGATCGCAGCCCCGCCCCACCCCGCCGACGACCCGTTCTTCACCCCGCTGTCGCAGGCGGCCGTCGAGGACCTCTTCGACGCCGTGCCCCGGCCGGCAAGGCCCGCGGGCGACGGTGTGCTGCTGGTCCTCGGCCCGGGCGCGGCGCTCTGCGAACCGGACGTCCTCTGGTACGCCGACCTGCCCAAGCGGTACGCCGAAGCCGCCGTCGCCAAGGGCGAGCTGCCGGTCGGCGCCAACCTGGGCCGCTCCGGCGAACCGGGCGACCTGGTGCGGCTCTTCTACACCGACTGGCCCGTGCTGGACCGCCACCGCGACGCGATCGCCGGCCGGGTCGACCGATGGATCGACACACAGGACCCGGCGGCCCCCGCGTCCCTGGACGGTACCGCGCTGCGCGGCACGCTGCGCCACCTGGCGCACGGGCCCGTCCGCACGCGCCCGTACTTCAACTCCACGCCCTGGGGCGGCCGGTGGGCGGCGAGCGAACTGGGCTTCACCCCGCAGGCGGGCAACACCGCCCTCGGCTACGAACTGATCGCTCCCGAAGCGGGCGTGCTCGTCGGCCAGAAGGACGGAGCGCAGGTCGAGATCCCGTTCCAGCTGCTGTGCGTCGAGCACCCCGAAGCCATGCTCGGCGAAGAGGTGCACCGCCGGTTCGGCACCTCCTTCCCCATCCGCTTCGACTACCTCGACACGATGGGCGGCGGCAACCTCTCCCTGCATCTGCACCCCCGTGAGCAGTACATGCGGGAGGTGTTCGGCTGGCCGTACACCCAGCACGAGACGTACTACGTCACGGCGCACGAGGACGGCGCCCACGTGCTGCTCGGGCTCACCGAGGACGCGGACCCCGACGTCATGCGGCGCCAGGTGGAGGAGGCCATCGCCGACGGCACCCCGCTGCCCGTCCAGGACCACATACAGACGCACGAGTCGGTCCAGGGCCAGCTGTTCATGATCCCCGCGGGCACCCCGCACGCCTCCGGCGCCGGAAACCTTGTGCTGGAGGTGAGCGCGACCCCGTACCTGTACTCGCTGCGCCTGTACGACTGGCTGCGCAAGGACGCCGCCGGAGCGTCCCGGCCGTTGCCCTACGAGCACGGGTTCGCCAACCTGGACACGGCCCGGCGGGGGGAGGACGTGGTGAAGGACCTGATCCAGCAGCCGCGTACGCTGCGCGCCGGCGAGGGCTGGCGCGAGGAGGTCGTCGGCGCGCTGCCCGAGATGTTCTACGCCGTGCACCGGCTGGTCGTCGCCCCGGAGGCCGACATCACCGACGACACCGCGGGCCGCTTCCACATCCTCAACGTCGCCGCCGGCCAGGGAGCCGTCGTCGAGACCCATGACGGTCGCAGCCACTTCCTGGCCTTCGCGGAGACCCTCACGATCCCCGCCGCGGTGGGCCCCTACCGGGTGCGCTCCGTGGGCGGCGACGAGGTGCGGATCGTGAAGGCGCTGGTGGTGGAGCCGTGA
- a CDS encoding carbohydrate ABC transporter permease, with protein sequence MTMSLGRVLRTGTVAVLALLWLVPTWLLVVNALVPAESYSGSPHWLPTEFGLFDNMSQAWDKANLGPAFGNSLLYSVVSALAAAVLAAGAAFATIIMPVKHRALWFWVIYSGTLLPLQVFIRPLFLSYAESSLYDTQFGLVLIYTAIAIPFAFFVMRNYALTLPKEVVEAARLDGASWWRLFWQIHVPLTRSAMIAVFVFQFVAVWNDLMFGITLTTSRNIRPVMAALADLQGNYSNVGPPVVLAGALLVSLPTLVLFFSAQRFFISSLRIHR encoded by the coding sequence ATGACCATGTCCCTCGGCCGCGTCCTGCGCACCGGCACCGTCGCGGTGCTCGCCCTGCTCTGGTTGGTCCCGACCTGGCTCCTGGTGGTCAACGCCCTGGTGCCGGCGGAAAGTTACTCGGGCAGCCCGCACTGGCTCCCGACGGAGTTCGGGCTCTTCGACAACATGTCCCAGGCCTGGGACAAGGCCAACCTCGGGCCGGCGTTCGGCAACAGTCTCCTGTACTCCGTCGTCAGCGCGCTGGCCGCCGCCGTACTGGCCGCGGGCGCCGCCTTCGCCACGATCATCATGCCCGTGAAACACCGGGCCCTGTGGTTCTGGGTGATCTACTCCGGCACGCTGCTTCCCCTGCAGGTCTTCATCCGCCCGCTGTTCCTGTCGTACGCGGAATCGTCGTTGTACGATACCCAGTTCGGGCTCGTCCTGATCTACACGGCGATCGCGATCCCCTTCGCCTTCTTCGTCATGCGCAATTACGCCCTCACCCTGCCGAAGGAGGTCGTGGAGGCCGCGCGCCTGGACGGGGCGTCCTGGTGGCGGCTGTTCTGGCAGATCCACGTGCCGCTCACCAGGTCCGCCATGATCGCCGTGTTCGTGTTCCAGTTCGTGGCCGTGTGGAACGACCTGATGTTCGGCATCACGCTGACCACGAGCCGCAACATCCGGCCGGTCATGGCCGCACTCGCCGACCTCCAGGGCAACTACTCGAACGTCGGTCCCCCGGTCGTGCTGGCCGGCGCCCTCCTGGTCTCCCTGCCGACGCTGGTGCTGTTCTTCTCCGCCCAGCGCTTCTTCATCAGCAGCCTCAGGATCCACCGCTGA
- a CDS encoding glycoside hydrolase family 76 protein, which produces MPRQLLRRATVTAVCAGLLWTAVPAHAGSAHPVRPRPVAQSLWADRATDAYRALQTHLYEGKDQHGLYLEHTPRQAADPAHSYLWPFREAAAAAVDMQELPRVGGDFRADAAERFDTVELYFAGGDRPGYQSYLPAPLGSGGDVYYDDNAVVALSLLDQYESTGDRTFLRRAENVIPVVTRAWDGDTGKTCPGGMDWVDSPGNNVRATNVTSLSAQLAARLYEHTHKAAYLQKAEQWYGWVSSCMRKAPGLYVNDRNDDGSTNETLWTYNSGAMIGTATALYRGTGRSSWLAKAVTDGDASLAYWTQGTRLHDQPAVFNAFYFKDLLDLDAVRPNSAYRQAMSGYADSTYRTNRDTANGLFRFQPSNGGDYDPQAPAATLNQSAMVQIFATLAQGDRRGPGGGPKQAP; this is translated from the coding sequence ATGCCGAGACAGCTGCTCCGCCGTGCCACCGTGACCGCCGTCTGCGCGGGCCTGCTCTGGACCGCCGTGCCCGCACACGCCGGGTCCGCCCATCCCGTCCGCCCCCGCCCCGTCGCGCAGTCCCTGTGGGCCGACCGCGCCACCGACGCCTACCGGGCCCTGCAGACCCACCTGTACGAGGGCAAGGACCAGCACGGTCTGTATCTGGAGCACACCCCGCGGCAGGCGGCCGACCCGGCGCACTCCTACCTGTGGCCGTTCCGCGAGGCCGCGGCTGCGGCCGTCGACATGCAGGAACTCCCGCGCGTCGGAGGGGACTTCCGTGCGGACGCGGCGGAGCGCTTCGACACGGTGGAGCTGTACTTCGCCGGCGGCGACCGGCCCGGCTACCAGTCGTATCTGCCCGCGCCGCTCGGCTCGGGCGGCGACGTCTACTACGACGACAACGCCGTGGTCGCCCTGAGCCTGCTCGACCAGTACGAGTCCACCGGCGACAGGACGTTCCTCCGGCGGGCCGAGAACGTCATACCGGTCGTCACCCGAGCCTGGGACGGCGACACAGGCAAGACATGCCCGGGCGGCATGGACTGGGTCGACTCCCCGGGCAACAACGTCCGGGCCACCAACGTCACCTCGCTCTCGGCCCAGCTCGCCGCCCGCCTCTACGAGCACACCCACAAGGCCGCCTATCTCCAGAAGGCCGAGCAGTGGTACGGCTGGGTGTCCTCGTGCATGCGCAAGGCACCGGGCCTGTACGTCAACGACCGCAACGACGACGGCAGCACCAACGAGACGCTGTGGACGTACAACTCGGGTGCCATGATCGGCACGGCCACCGCGCTCTACCGCGGAACCGGCAGGAGCAGCTGGCTGGCCAAGGCCGTCACCGACGGCGACGCCTCACTCGCGTACTGGACACAGGGCACCCGACTGCACGACCAGCCGGCCGTGTTCAACGCCTTCTACTTCAAGGACCTACTCGACCTGGACGCCGTCCGCCCCAACTCCGCCTACCGGCAGGCCATGAGCGGCTACGCGGACAGCACGTACAGGACCAACCGGGACACCGCCAACGGGCTGTTCCGCTTCCAGCCGTCGAACGGCGGCGACTACGACCCGCAGGCACCGGCCGCGACCCTCAACCAGTCGGCCATGGTGCAGATCTTCGCCACCCTGGCCCAGGGCGACCGGCGCGGCCCCGGGGGCGGGCCGAAGCAGGCCCCGTGA
- a CDS encoding carbohydrate ABC transporter permease, with amino-acid sequence MAPSVLLVAVFLLAPFVWTIHRSFFADTRTSPFSWFDNYTRFASDPALTRSIQNTLLWVVGTVVLPFVLGLAIACMTDATRFSRLARLCVVLPYALSGSAVAVVWNFMLTTDGAVNQVLTSVGLDSFAQGWLLTWPGNTLVMILANAWQATGVAVILFLVGLQSIPPETLEAGSLDGAGSWQQFRHIVLPQLRPVSIIVIGMSLVNGLKSFDLIWVLTQGGPGRATETLAVSMYNETFLELRPGAGAAIAVVLTVIVLAASWLYLRRQLDVKGE; translated from the coding sequence ATGGCGCCGTCCGTGCTCCTGGTCGCGGTGTTCCTGCTCGCCCCGTTCGTGTGGACCATCCACCGCAGCTTCTTCGCCGACACCCGGACCTCCCCCTTCAGCTGGTTCGACAACTACACCCGGTTCGCCTCGGACCCGGCCCTGACCCGCTCGATCCAGAACACGCTCCTGTGGGTGGTGGGCACGGTCGTGCTCCCGTTCGTGCTCGGGCTGGCCATCGCCTGCATGACCGACGCCACCCGCTTCTCGCGCCTCGCCCGGCTGTGTGTCGTCCTTCCCTACGCGCTGTCGGGCTCCGCGGTGGCGGTGGTCTGGAACTTCATGCTGACCACCGACGGCGCCGTCAACCAGGTACTGACCTCGGTGGGCCTCGACTCGTTCGCGCAAGGGTGGCTGCTGACCTGGCCGGGCAACACCCTCGTGATGATCCTCGCCAACGCCTGGCAGGCGACCGGTGTGGCCGTCATCCTCTTCCTGGTCGGACTGCAGTCCATCCCCCCGGAGACCCTCGAAGCCGGCTCCCTGGACGGCGCGGGCAGCTGGCAGCAGTTCCGCCACATCGTCCTGCCGCAGCTGCGGCCCGTGTCGATCATCGTGATCGGTATGAGCCTGGTGAACGGCCTCAAGTCGTTCGACCTCATCTGGGTGCTCACCCAGGGCGGCCCGGGACGGGCCACGGAGACGCTCGCGGTGTCCATGTACAACGAGACCTTCCTGGAGCTGCGGCCCGGCGCGGGAGCGGCGATCGCGGTGGTCCTGACCGTCATCGTCCTGGCGGCCTCCTGGCTCTATCTGCGCCGTCAGCTCGACGTGAAAGGCGAATGA
- a CDS encoding ABC transporter substrate-binding protein, whose translation MSASGRTRSAAAPLARRRLLAGMAAGAATLAAGGCARGDSTSAQPGTTSISNDNATWDDGYRAAGRELEKITGYALRPLSNPSVTSYQQVVQMTLQTSKATDLVKWASGYQLKRLARAGGLTDLSGVWGKYQAKGWVRGASRDAVSYRGKVYGIPLYESYYVLFYSKPVFKKLGLSEPRSWDELLHCAEVLKRNKITPFLASQVGGWPAIEWFQELVTKVDPRFYQKLVTGKASYTDAPAREAMDVWHDFMRKGWMTSPDFDQARGPGALKAGTVGMFLHGTWQAQGMTAAGMKPGVDYGAFILPTVRSATPKSVIAESGVFTVPARASSHDAALANVGSWLAPPVQRVWSDFLQDSSANPTVRSDNPVVAELQRDVAKERRIPLIRYWEASPPSLIQGNTNDLGGFMAGQTSPGTTLRRMQERAQDEWAAWRRDEA comes from the coding sequence ATGTCAGCATCGGGCAGGACCCGAAGTGCGGCCGCGCCGCTCGCCCGGCGCCGCCTTCTCGCCGGGATGGCCGCGGGCGCGGCCACGCTCGCCGCGGGAGGCTGCGCCCGCGGAGACAGCACGTCGGCGCAGCCGGGGACCACGAGCATCTCCAACGACAACGCGACCTGGGACGACGGCTACCGGGCCGCCGGACGCGAACTGGAGAAGATCACCGGCTACGCGCTGCGGCCGCTGTCGAACCCCTCGGTGACCTCGTACCAGCAGGTCGTGCAGATGACGCTGCAGACGTCGAAGGCCACCGACCTGGTCAAGTGGGCCTCGGGCTACCAGCTCAAGCGGCTCGCCCGTGCCGGCGGCCTGACCGACCTGTCCGGCGTCTGGGGGAAGTACCAGGCGAAGGGATGGGTGCGCGGCGCCTCACGGGACGCGGTGTCGTACCGGGGAAAGGTGTACGGGATCCCCCTGTACGAGTCGTACTACGTGCTGTTCTACAGCAAGCCGGTGTTCAAGAAGCTGGGGCTGTCCGAGCCGCGGAGCTGGGACGAGCTGCTGCACTGCGCCGAGGTCCTCAAGCGCAACAAGATCACGCCGTTCCTGGCCAGTCAGGTCGGCGGCTGGCCCGCGATCGAGTGGTTCCAGGAACTGGTCACCAAGGTGGATCCTCGCTTCTACCAGAAACTGGTCACCGGCAAGGCCTCGTACACCGACGCCCCCGCCCGCGAGGCGATGGACGTCTGGCACGACTTCATGCGCAAGGGCTGGATGACCTCGCCCGACTTCGACCAGGCAAGGGGCCCGGGGGCGCTGAAGGCCGGGACGGTCGGCATGTTCCTGCACGGCACCTGGCAGGCCCAGGGAATGACCGCCGCGGGCATGAAGCCGGGCGTGGACTACGGGGCGTTCATCCTGCCCACCGTGCGGTCCGCGACGCCGAAGAGTGTGATCGCCGAGTCGGGCGTCTTCACCGTGCCCGCCCGCGCCTCCTCGCACGACGCGGCGCTCGCGAACGTCGGGTCGTGGCTCGCACCGCCCGTCCAGCGGGTGTGGAGCGACTTCCTCCAGGACAGCTCCGCCAACCCGACGGTCCGGTCGGACAACCCCGTCGTGGCCGAGCTGCAGCGTGACGTCGCCAAGGAGCGCCGGATCCCGCTGATCCGTTACTGGGAGGCCAGCCCGCCGAGCCTCATCCAGGGCAACACCAACGACCTGGGCGGGTTCATGGCCGGGCAGACCTCGCCGGGGACCACGCTGCGCCGGATGCAGGAACGTGCACAAGACGAATGGGCAGCCTGGAGGCGCGACGAGGCATGA
- a CDS encoding LacI family DNA-binding transcriptional regulator, producing the protein MTARRGGGPTMHDVGKLAEVSAMTVSRVLKNDPGVSEATRERVFAAVDRLGYRRNETARSLRLGGSGMIGLVVTNLANPFYSRLALGVQEVATEYGFRMVLSNSAEQADREPGLVDGLVDHQVEGLIVVPAGSRQQHLAAAMRHVPVVLAARPPAGLDTDCVLVEDFHGAREATACLLAEGHTRIAFLGNPPSLYTGAERLRGFWAAHDEAGVEPDGALIRQGLVDAATAEAATLELLGRPDAPTALFCTNNRISQGAIRALHKSGVTLPLAGFDDFDLSDILGLPLTLVSYDADEIGREAARLLIDRLGHKDAEQPPSRRVTIPTRVVRHGVHADGRPVGTPRTDT; encoded by the coding sequence ATGACCGCTCGTCGAGGCGGCGGGCCGACCATGCACGACGTCGGGAAGCTCGCGGAGGTCAGCGCCATGACCGTCTCCCGCGTACTGAAGAACGACCCCGGTGTGTCCGAGGCGACCAGGGAACGTGTCTTCGCCGCGGTGGACCGGCTGGGCTACCGCCGCAACGAGACCGCGCGCAGCCTGCGGCTCGGCGGCAGCGGGATGATCGGCCTCGTCGTCACCAACCTCGCCAACCCCTTCTACTCGCGTCTCGCGCTCGGCGTCCAGGAAGTCGCCACCGAGTACGGCTTCCGGATGGTGCTCAGCAACTCCGCCGAGCAGGCCGACCGGGAGCCCGGCCTCGTCGACGGCCTCGTCGACCACCAGGTCGAAGGGCTCATCGTCGTCCCCGCGGGCAGCAGGCAGCAGCACCTGGCCGCCGCCATGCGCCATGTACCCGTCGTGCTCGCCGCCCGGCCGCCCGCCGGGCTCGACACCGACTGCGTACTGGTCGAGGACTTCCACGGGGCCCGCGAGGCCACCGCCTGTCTGTTGGCCGAGGGGCACACCCGCATCGCCTTCCTGGGCAATCCGCCCTCGCTCTACACCGGGGCCGAACGGCTGCGCGGGTTCTGGGCGGCACACGACGAGGCAGGCGTCGAGCCCGACGGCGCCCTCATCCGGCAGGGCCTCGTCGACGCCGCGACAGCCGAGGCGGCGACCCTCGAACTGCTGGGACGGCCCGACGCCCCCACCGCGTTGTTCTGCACCAACAACCGCATCAGCCAGGGCGCCATCCGGGCCCTGCACAAGTCGGGAGTCACCCTGCCCCTGGCGGGCTTCGACGACTTCGACCTGTCCGACATCCTCGGCCTGCCGCTGACCCTCGTCTCCTACGACGCCGACGAGATCGGCCGGGAAGCCGCACGCCTGCTCATCGACCGCCTGGGCCACAAGGACGCGGAGCAGCCCCCTTCCCGCCGCGTCACGATCCCCACGCGCGTCGTCCGCCACGGCGTCCACGCCGACGGCCGCCCTGTCGGCACACCGCGGACCGACACGTGA
- a CDS encoding glycoside hydrolase family 125 protein produces MQFPTSVEDHPLVRRAVRHLDALGDPRYGQLLVRCLDDTLARTIRPMPDGSAFVVTGDIPAMWLRDSSTQLMPYLALLQDDKGLQDLVAAVLARQFDQIRRDPYANAFNPEPSGRAHDGDDLCEDPWVWEEKYEVDSLAFPLLLAHRFWRATGRTDHLDGAVRTAHAVLTVWRTEQDHEHLSSYRFVRSSGPASDTLPGDGRGTPVARIGMTWSGFRPSDDACTYGYNVPANLCAAAALDATAEMAHQVGDTALAADATALAAELRAGVARHGTVDHPDHGTIYAYEVDGLGNALLMDDANMPSLLSLPLVANVSTADPLYRATREFVLSPANPTWYRGAAAQGVGSPHTPEDHIWPIAIAVEGLTGDDDAARLAALRTLADTDAGTGAMHESFHKDDPGRFTRHWFSWANAMYAELALDVAGLGTRSLWSHPAPRPPAPPA; encoded by the coding sequence ATGCAGTTCCCCACGAGTGTCGAGGACCATCCGCTGGTTCGGCGCGCGGTGCGGCACCTCGACGCCCTCGGTGACCCGCGCTACGGACAGCTGCTGGTGCGCTGCCTCGACGACACCCTCGCGCGCACCATCCGGCCCATGCCCGACGGCAGCGCGTTCGTGGTCACCGGCGACATCCCCGCCATGTGGCTGCGCGATTCGTCGACCCAGCTGATGCCCTACCTCGCGCTCCTCCAGGACGACAAGGGCCTGCAGGATCTGGTGGCCGCCGTACTGGCGCGCCAGTTCGACCAGATCCGGCGCGACCCGTACGCGAACGCCTTCAACCCCGAACCGTCGGGACGCGCCCACGACGGTGACGACCTGTGCGAGGACCCCTGGGTGTGGGAGGAGAAGTACGAAGTCGACTCCCTGGCCTTCCCGCTCCTGCTCGCCCACCGCTTCTGGCGGGCCACCGGCCGCACCGACCACCTCGACGGGGCGGTGCGCACCGCCCACGCCGTGCTCACCGTGTGGCGCACCGAGCAGGACCACGAGCACCTGTCCTCGTACCGCTTCGTTCGGTCCTCCGGCCCGGCGAGCGACACCCTGCCCGGCGACGGCCGGGGAACACCCGTGGCCCGGATCGGAATGACCTGGAGCGGATTCCGGCCGAGCGACGACGCCTGTACGTACGGGTACAACGTGCCCGCCAACCTCTGCGCGGCAGCCGCCCTCGACGCGACGGCCGAGATGGCACACCAGGTCGGGGACACGGCACTGGCTGCCGATGCCACCGCCCTCGCGGCCGAACTGCGCGCAGGGGTCGCCCGCCACGGAACCGTCGACCACCCCGACCACGGCACGATCTACGCCTACGAAGTGGACGGCCTCGGCAACGCCCTGCTGATGGACGACGCGAACATGCCGAGCCTCCTCTCCCTGCCCCTGGTCGCGAACGTGTCGACCGCCGACCCGCTGTACCGCGCGACGCGCGAGTTCGTCCTGTCCCCGGCCAACCCGACCTGGTACCGGGGGGCCGCGGCCCAAGGAGTGGGCAGCCCGCACACCCCCGAGGACCACATCTGGCCGATCGCCATCGCGGTGGAAGGGCTGACCGGCGACGACGACGCGGCGCGGCTCGCGGCGCTGCGCACGCTGGCGGACACCGACGCGGGCACCGGTGCCATGCACGAGTCCTTCCACAAGGACGATCCGGGCCGGTTCACCCGGCACTGGTTCTCCTGGGCCAACGCGATGTACGCGGAACTGGCCCTGGACGTGGCCGGCCTCGGGACCCGCTCCCTGTGGTCCCATCCTGCTCCGCGCCCGCCGGCGCCCCCGGCGTGA